The region ACTGACACGGAACGGCTTTTGTCAGCAGAGGGAGAAATCACTATCTTCCAAGCATCGTTTTCGTATTTCACGGGCTCGTTGAAGACATCGTAACCGGAGAAGATGTATTCGTTTCCGATCCTGGTGTTCGCTATCTCAACCAGGTTGTCCCTTATTTTTTCTATTTCCTCCGCTATTGCTTCTCTTTCCGCCTTCGAAAGTGTTCCGTTCGCAGCCCTGACGAACAATTCTCTCAACCTCTGAGAAATCGCAGAAATCGTCTGCAACGCGCTGTCGTACGCGTTCACATAGGTCTGAACGTGATCTATGTTCCTCTGGAATTGCTTTAATTCCCTTTTTCTCGTCATGATATCGCTGGCCCTCTTGGCAACGACTGCATCGTCGCTCGGGAATCTTACCCTGTAACCCGAAGAAAGCTGATCGTGGAGCTTCGCAATTCTTTTCAGGCTCGTCTGTATATTGAACAACACTCTATCACTGATCATCCTGTTCGTTATGCGCATTCTATCACCTCACCATGTTTATCACAGTCTGTATCATCTCGTCCACCGTGGTGATAACTTTGGCAGCCGCGTTGAAAGCGTGCTGATACTC is a window of Thermotoga sp. DNA encoding:
- the flgL gene encoding flagellar hook-associated protein FlgL codes for the protein MRITNRMISDRVLFNIQTSLKRIAKLHDQLSSGYRVRFPSDDAVVAKRASDIMTRKRELKQFQRNIDHVQTYVNAYDSALQTISAISQRLRELFVRAANGTLSKAEREAIAEEIEKIRDNLVEIANTRIGNEYIFSGYDVFNEPVKYENDAWKIVISPSADKSRSVSVLGRSIEYGVTASEVFKLDDGRNIFQVLDEVSDLLRSNLDDNTISSHISNISLKDLSLFEENITKVTGKIGGVSRFIEMVGKRVEDLDYFFTEYLSRERDADITELVTDLAMQQSVLEAALKSASRVLQATLVDFV